One stretch of Hypanus sabinus isolate sHypSab1 chromosome 29, sHypSab1.hap1, whole genome shotgun sequence DNA includes these proteins:
- the LOC132382834 gene encoding zinc finger protein 436-like, translated as MTHQRVHTGERPFTCSDCGKRFTESSKLKVHQRVHTGERPFTCSDCGKGFTRSSHLLRHQSVHTAERDFTCSECGKRFTRSSTLQRHQSVHTRERPFTCSVCGKRFTQSFHLQRHQQIHTGEKPFTCSNCGKRFTQSSYLQRHQSVHTGEWRFTCSECGKGFTQLSKLLAHQSVHSGERPFTCSDCGKGFTWSSDLLTHERVHTGERPFTCCECGKGFARSSDLQSHQRVHTGERPFTCSVCGKGFHQSSNLHRHQSVHTGVKPFTCSDCGKGFTRLSSLSAHQRVHTGERPFTCCECGKGYTQSSHLLAHQRVHSG; from the coding sequence atgactcaccaacgagttcacaccggtgagcggccgttcacctgctcggactgtgggaagagattcactgaatcATCTAAGCTGAAAgtacatcaacgagttcacaccggagagaggccattcacctgctcagactgtgggaagggattcactcggtcatctcacctactgcgacatcagtcagttcacactgcagagagggatttcacctgctcagagtgtgggaagagattcactcgctcttccaccctacagagacaccagtcagttcacaccagggagaggccgttcacctgctcagtctgtgggaagagattcactcagtcattccacctgcagagacaccagcaaattcacactggggagaagcctttcacctgctcaaactgtgggaagagattcacacagtcatcctacctacagagacaccagtcagttcacactggggagtggcggttcacctgctcagaatgtgggaagggattcacacagttatccaaactactggcacaccagtcagttcacagtggggagaggccattcacctgctcagactgtggaaagggattcacttggtcatctgatcTGCTGACACAcgagcgagttcacaccggggagaggccattcacctgctgtgaatgtgggaagggatttgctcggtcatctgatctacagagtcaccagcgagttcacactggggagaggccgtttacctgctcagtctgtgggaagggattccatCAATCATCCAACCTTcatagacaccagtcagttcacactggggtgaagccattcacctgctcagactgtggaaagggattcactcggttatcctCACTAtcggcacaccagcgag